A region of Paralichthys olivaceus isolate ysfri-2021 chromosome 24, ASM2471397v2, whole genome shotgun sequence DNA encodes the following proteins:
- the mxra5a gene encoding matrix-remodeling-associated protein 5 produces MDPAAVRVLQTMLVLMILPPVTSVSCPRPCSCPQPTELHCTFRSLNTIPDAVPKYVKRMNLGFNSIHEITDKSLLGLQKLELLMIHGNDIHSLHDGVFRDLASLQMLKISYNKLKEVNRHTLQGLWSLARLHLDHNRLEFIHPDAFQGLTSLRLLQLEGNQLQQLHPATFTTFTLMGQFHVSTLRHLYLSDNILTSLPSGLVATMSQLENLYLHGNPWTCDCNMNWIHDWDKTSPGVLKCKKDRALPGGQLCPMCLSPMHLQKKELTALENLVCSSPVIRFPHRTSPPEDTETEVLTTENFREPFGNISLGLSDEHGNEVDLECCVGMPRNITRINWEQVNQLQLASNITFSVDLECAVDREKYERLWRLIAYYSSVPAHLKRGTMLSKEPHPTYVYRQDSEKDALYYTGIKMNVMAQPAWLMQTSADLQLNRLQSSAKKVKLIISTDLSEKVEVEQLRREKMKWVLIESTNSTRKVLSAILGSQNQMNCNVHSSGQAVIHWMLPNGSKVKAPYSSQDNRVSVSSNGRLVIKSVSHTDTGIYYCIANVHGDLAVLSFHLTVQESSNPPPGEDSSITPTEVVAGSPISLPCTTSASPDAEVNWILPSNNIVRHQDISLRALVYSNGTLHIPQAQLLDSGYYKCIALNQHGVDTVAAKVTVIRRNGLIRPLRRFPARPQSASGVNTYIHPEEASGDVEITQEMSRVNRQDIARRRIPAGVAPGRRGIHPSKTIGQRPPVLRKPTESHVEDRKHIVESKRRINVSKSKIDPEKWADILAKIRDRNSQNTVTSLPVQYTTERRQIEQTTQRQEIIEGSSDGMTVQEKASQDYLTTPHVPVQHTQMETGKHNRQSQGAHVTSNSQHGHIIHATTQSQTMQTTYNIPRTTHDTNLDQYITSNSVFSLSQTPSDPLHATVWQGNTNSASSSTMSPGENYSTDTDVNAVETADWTNASERSENTNRPNVVDSSNNDGEHSSSGTKIINLVNQNESETSQGESGKYLRETTTISELYTQSENTTLDNLHSQAMLTTAFVTTTLVPTTTSSSTEAQLLRLHQPNSRRRNGNRRKKPNRRKQKLNEPTQFTATTPVNASLATVRTTASTPLKIEQLEVTKAKFNTTVPFTSGQAASSGRLSHKENTVSRHDIEPATKPSSLPTSLPKTKDPLQPLAKPPFKSTSAAPLFPTASPAVGHGKTSSQTALRVSENASLEHFDMLTLTTLQTFTGRPFPTSRLLETVGASVTGDLRHVPFSNNSSVDFQTVKVQTDAKQYTSVEVDNAKMLDKESGMHFSPLPSQTASSAPLIEHATSEYTSSDITTTPSLLFEGRLETEQVTKRYDRPSQHNTPSSESEVETANTVNPSIASTTITTAPPATASSPDPLSPSKEELHATTPKTYSKGVNIGPKTTAQDGPMITHIQDQQIKPIITTSEPWGKSDYHFATQSPDHKLTSFALKPTSGQIHKQATPTPAITAIQTNQFWEKLFTNTQDVSRVHQLPGRGSVSRGKPRISKSNFQTFTVKAETDAQLPCEAEGEPKLFLSWTKVANGASIAQNTRVHRFEVHPNGTLIIKNTQRMDGGQYLCTVQNHYGTDKMVVNLVVLVQHPRVLQPRNRDMTVHLGGKVELECQVEGHPMPKVIWLLPNHVRIAAGMPLQQRVAVLGNGTLRISQASYTDRGIYKCIGSSAVGTDSVSVHLYVSALPPFIQQTQNENLTLPEGSNVYIHCTATGVPQPVIQWITPDGVQLTASQFFAGHNPFVFPNGTLHIKGLGPGNAGTYECSASNAVASSRRTVILIAKKNPSSSKASITSSSPQRTDVIYGRNVLLNCVATGEPNPWIIWRTPSKKLVDSQYSFDPRIKVFPNGTITIHSVTDKDSGDYLCMARNKLGDDYVLLRVTVLTRPAKIEQKRQRSSQEVMYGGDLKVDCVASGLPNPEISWALPDGTMVNPVKQRDHVSGGRSRRYLVFDNGTLYFNDVGMPEEGDYTCYADNQVGKDEMKVRVKVKVATPPPQIVDKDQKIVRVFYGETVTLRCNAKGEPMPVITWISPTNKFISSALDKYQVLDDGTLVVQKVQRFDGGNYTCIARNNVGQDHKVIRLEVLVTPPTINGLIEPASAVKITAVKDQQKLINCVAKGTPTPRIMWVLTGNVILPAPYYSNRMTVHQNGTLEIRSIKRTDSGQLACIARNEGGEVRLVVDLDVKEVVERPQIRGPKTHSLSLTVGNAMTLNCSVEGSTLPHITWILPNGIPLLSGARFSKFFHQPDGSLIISNPSVGEAGMYRCLGHNSGGLVERTITLSPGIKPEINNRYNSPISITNGEILLLHCQTNVKPVRLTWTLPSGVVLNRPQRAGRYSVLPNGTLAIQQVSVYDRGSYTCRAANEYGSSQLSASVIVIAYPPQITNGPPSVTYAKRGVAVQLNCVAKGIPRVEVAWETPDKTRLAVSAQPRLFGNKYLHPQGSLIIQNPTQKDTGIYRCTARNAIGVDSKVTFLNVY; encoded by the exons ATGGACCCTGCGGCTGTGCGCGTCCTCCAGACCATGCTGGTGCTGATGATTTTGCCCCCTGTCACCTCTGTCTCCTGCCCCCGGCCCTGCTCCTGCCCCCAGCCCACTGAGCTCCACTGCACGTTCCGCTCACTCAACACCATCCCAGACGCTGTACCTAAATACGTGAAGCGCATGAACCTGGG ATTCAACAGCATTCATGAGATCACAGATAAATCACTGCTCGGTCTTCAGAAGTTGGAGCTCCTGATGATTCATGGGAACGATATCCACTCTCTACATGACGGAGTGTTCAGGGACCTTGCGTCACTGCAG ATGTTGAAGATCAGCTACAACAAGCTCAAGGAGGTCAACAGACATACCCTTCAGGGTCTGTGGTCTTTGGCCAGGTTACACTTGGACCACAATCGACTGGAGTTTATCCACCCTGATGCCTTCCAGGGTCTCACCTCCTTgcgactgctgcagctggaaggCAACCAGCTTCAGCAGCTGCATCCAGCAACATTCACCACCTTCACTCTCATGGGCCAGTTCCACGTGTCCACTCTTAGGCACCTCTACCTGTCAGACAACATACTTACATCGCTGCCGTCTGGGCTGGTGGCGACCATGTCTCAGCTAGAAAATCTGTACCTCCATGGGAACCCGTGGACCTGTGACTGCAACATGAATTGGATCCATGACTGGGATAAAACTTCACCAG GTgtattgaaatgtaaaaaggaCAGGGCCCTTCCTGGTGGCCAGCTGTGTCCGATGTGTTTATCTCCCATGCACCTCCAGAAGAAAGAGCTCACGGCTCTGGAGAACCTGGTCTGCAGCAGCCCAGTCATCCGTTTTCCTCACAGGACTTCCCCACCCGAGGACACTGAAACAGAGGTCTTGACCACAGAGAACTTCAGGGAACCATTTGGAAACATCTCCCTGGGCCTGTCTGATGAACATGGGAATGAGGTGGATCTGGAGTGTTGTGTTGGCATGCCAAGAAATATTACCAGGATCAACTGGGAGCAGGTCAACCAGCTCCAGCTGGCCTCCAATATCACTTTTTCAGTGGATCTTGAATGTGCTGTTGATAGAGAAAAGTATGAGCGACTGTGGAGGCTAATTGCTTACTACAGCAGTGTGCCAGCCCACTTAAAAAGGGGAACCATGCTCAGCAAAGAACCTCATCCAACCTATGTCTATAGACAGGACTCTGAGAAGGATGCCCTTTACTATACAGGCATAAAAATGAATGTCATGGCCCAGCCGGCATGGTTGATGCAAACATCTGCTGACCTTCAGCTGAACAGACTTCAATCATCAGCCAAGAAAGTAAAATTGATCATCAGCACAGACCTCTCAGAGAAAGTGGAGGTTGAGCAGTTGCggagagaaaaaatgaaatgggtCCTAATTGAGTCAACAAATTCAACTCGTAAAGTGCTAAGTGCTATCCTGGGAAGTCAAAATCAAATGAACTGTAATGTGCACAGTTCTGGGCAAGCAGTAATTCACTGGATGCTACCAAATGGCTCCAAAGTGAAGGCCCCGTACAGCAGCCAAGACAATAGGGTGTCTGTGTCCAGTAATGGAAGGCTGGTCATAAAATCTGtcagccacacagacacaggaattTACTACTGCATTGCCAATGTTCATGGAGACCTGGCTGTTCTGTCATTTCATCTGACAGTGCAGGAATCTTCCAACCCTCCCCCCGGAGAGGATTCCTCAATTACACCCACGGAGGTAGTTGCAGGGAGCCCCATTTCCCTACCTTGCACGACATCTGCCTCCCCTGATGCTGAAGTTAACTGGATTCTCCCAAGCAACAACATTGTTCGTCATCAAGACATATCCCTCCGAGCTTTGGTGTATTCCAACGGCACTCTACATATCCCACAGGCTCAGTTGTTAGACAGTGGCTATTATAAATGCATTGCCCTTAATCAACATGGTGTGGACACAGTGGCTGCAAAAGTTACTGTTATCAGGCGCAATGGGCTCATAAGGCCTTTGAGGAGGTTTCCAGCAAGACCTCAGTCAGCCTCAGGGGtcaacacatacatacatccaGAGGAGGCGTCAGGGGACGTTGAGATTACTCAAGAAATGTCGCGAGTTAACCGACAAGATATTGCGAGAAGAAGAATTCCAGCAGGTGTGGCTCCAGGGAGGAGGGGCATCCATCCATCAAAGACTATTGGGCAGAGGCCACCAGTGCTTCGAAAACCAACAGAATCGCATGTTGAAGACAGGAAACATATAGTTGAGAGCAAGAGGAGAATTAATGTGTCAAAGAGTAAAATAGACCCAGAGAAATGGGCTGATATTTTGGCAAAGATTAGAGACAGAAATAGTCAAAATACTGTAACATCACTACCAGTTCAGTAcacaacagagaggagacagataGAGCAGACAACACAGCGACAAGAAATTATTGAAGGGTCATCAGATGGCATGACTGTGCAGGAGAAAGCGAGCCAAGATTACCTAACAACACCACACGTTCCAGTACAACATACGCAAATGGAAACTGgtaaacacaacagacaaaGTCAGGGAGCCCATGTCACATCTAACAGTCAGCACGGACACATCATACATGCTacaacacagtcacagacaaTGCAGACCACATACAACATACCGCGCACAACCCATGACACAAACTTGGATCAATACATAACTTCAAACAGCGTATTTTCCCTCTCACAGACCCCATCTGATCCCCTACATGCCACTGTCTGGCAGGGGAACACAAACAGTGCAAGCAGCAGCACAATGTCTCCAGGAGAGAACTATAGCACAGATACAGATGTTAATGCAGTCGAAACAGCTGATTGGACCAACGCATCTGAGAGGAGTGAGAATACAAATAGACCGAATGTTGTTGACAGCTCTAATAATGATGGAGAGCATTCTTCCAGTGGAACTAAAATCATCAATTTAGTCAACCAAAATGAATCAGAGACAAGCCAAGGAGAAAGTGGAAAATATCTTCGAGAGACTACAACAATATCCGAACTGTATACTCAGTCAGAGAACACAACACTTGATAATTTGCACTCTCAAGCAATGCTTACGACCGCATTTGTAACAACTACCCTTGTGCCCACCACAACAAGCAGTTCGACTGAAGCACAGCTCCTGCGCCTCCACCAGCCTAACTCCCGGAGAAGGAATGGGAATCggagaaaaaaaccaaacagaagaaaacagaagcTGAATGAACCCACCCAGTTTACTGCCACCACACCTGTAAATGCTTCACTCGCAACAGTCAGGACGACTGCCTCCACACCGCTAAAAATAGAACAATTAGAAGTTACAAAAGCCAAATTCAATACCACTGTTCCATTCACCAGCGGCCAAGCAGCGTCATCAGGGAGACTGAGtcataaagaaaacacagtctCCAGGCATGACATCGAGCCAGCCACCAAACCCTCCTCGCTGCCAACTTCTCTCCCCAAAACTAAGGACCCCCTTCAACCCCTTGCCAAACCACCATTCAAAAGCACATCAGCAGCACCATTATTTCCAACAGCTTCTCCAGCAGTGGGTCATGGAAAGACAAGTTCTCAAACAGCCTTGAGAGTCTCGGAGAATGCATCTCTAGAGCACTTTGATATGCTCACATTAACGACTTTGCAGACATTTACAGGCAGACCTTTTCCAACTTCTAGACTTTTAGAGACAGTTGGAGCGAGTGTTACAGGAGACCTTAGACATGTGCCATTTTCTAACAATTCCTCTGTGGATTTTCAGACTGTTAAAGTGCAAACAGATGCCAAACAATACACATCCGTTGAAGTTGATAATGCAAAGATGCTTGATAAAGAATCTGGGATGCATTTTTCACCGCTGCCATCTCAAACTGCCTCATCTGCTCCCTTGATTGAGCATGCAACTTCTGAATACACTTCTAGTGACATAACTACAACTCCGAGTTTGCTTTTTGAGGGTCGTTTGGAGACAGAACAGGTTACAAAGAGATATGATCGTCCCAGTCAACATAACACCCCAAGCAGTGAATCAGAGGTAGAAACTGCAAATACTGTGAATCCCTCTATCGCAAGTACCACCATAACAACAGCTCCCCCTGCTACCGCATCAAGTCCTGATCCTTTGAGCCCATCCAAAGAGGAGTTACATGCCACAACACCCAAAACATATTCCAAAGGAGTTAACATAGGACCAAAGACCACTGCCCAGGATGGCCCTATGATCACGCACATTCAAGACCAGCAAATCAAACCTATCATTACCACATCAGAGCCTTGGGGAAAATCAGACTACCATTTTGCAACCCAGTCACCTGACCACAAACTGACATCGTTTGCCTTAAAACCCACCAGTGGGCAAATACATAAACAGGCCACTCCTACACCAGCAATTACCGCAATCCAAACTAATCAATTTTGGGAGAAACTGTTTACGAATACTCAGGATGTGTCCAGAGTGCACCAGCTACCTGGAAGAGGATCTGTTTCAAGAGGGAAGCCGAGGATATCTAAGAGCAATTTCCAAACGTTCACAGTGAAAGCTGAAACAGATGCTCAACTTCCTTGTGAGGCTGAGGGAGAGCCAAAGCTGTTCCTGTCATGGACTAAAGTTGCCAATG GGGCAAGTATTGCGCAGAACACCAGGGTTCACAGGTTTGAGGTCCATCCAAATGGTACATTAATCATCAAGAACACACAGCGCATGGATGGGGGTCAGTACCTGTGCACGGTCCAGAATCATTATGGTACAGACAAAATGGTGGTCAACCTTGTGGTCCTGGTTCAGCATCCTCGGGTGCTCCAGCCTCGGAACAGAGACATGACAGTGCATCTAGGTGGCAAAGTGGAATTGGAGTGTCAAGTAGAGGGGCACCCTATGCCTAAAGTTATATGGTTGCTCCCTAACCATGTTCGCATAGCTGCTGGTATGCCCCTTCAGCAGCGTGTGGCTGTCTTGGGCAATGGAACCCTCCGGATCAGCCAGGCCAGTTACACAGACAGAGGTATTTACAAGTGCATTGGCAGCAGTGCAGTTGGAACTGACAGTGTGTCTGTCCACCTTTATGTGTCAGCATTGCCACCATTTattcaacagacacaaaatgaaaaccttACCCTTCCAGAGGGCAGCAATGTGTACATCCACTGTACCGCCACAGGTGTCCCTCAACCTGTCATTCAGTGGATCACACCTGATGGCGTACAACTCACTGCTTCCCAGTTTTTTGCTGGACACAACCCCTTTGTCTTTCCTAATGGGACCCTCCACATAAAGGGATTGGGCCCGGGAAATGCTGGGACATATGAGTGCTCAGCTAGTAATGCAGTGGCATCCAGCAGGAGAACTGTGATCTTGATTGCAAAGAAGAATCCATCCTCTTCCAAGGCCAGTATCACTTCATCATCCCCCCAGAGAACAGATGTGATCTATGGAAGAAATGTGTTGCTAAACTGTGTGGCAACAGGAGAGCCAAATCCCTGGATCATCTGGAGGACACCCTCTAAGAAGCTGGTGGATTCTCAGTACAG TTTTGACCCCAGGATTAAGGTCTTCCCCAACGGCACTATAACCATTCATTCTGTGACTGACAAGGACAGTGGTGACTACCTGTGTATGGCACGCAACAAGCTAGGTGATGACTATGTTCTGCTGCGGGTCACTGTACTGACAAGGCCAGCCAAAATTGAACAGAAGCGGCAGCGATCCAGTCAGGAGGTGATGTACGGGGGAGACTTAAAGGTTGACTGCGTGGCGTCTGGGCTCCCCAACCCTGAGATCAGCTGGGCACTGCCGGATGGCACCATGGTCAACCCAGTGAAACAGAGAGACCATGTCAGTGGAGGACGCAGTCGCAG GTATCTGGTGTTTGACAATGGGACGCTGTATTTCAATGATGTTGGTATGCCAGAAGAAGGGGACTACACGTGTTATGCTGATAACCAAGTTGGCAAAGATGAGATGAAGGTCAGAGTTAAGGTTAAGGTTGCAACTCCTCCACCACAAATCGTGGATAAAGATCAAAAGATTGTCCGGGTTTTCTATGGTGAGACCGTTACACTTAGATGTAATGCCAAAGGGGAACCAATGCCTGTCATCACATGGATTTCCCCTACAAATAAATTCATCTCCTCCGCATTAGACAAATATCAGGTCCTGGATGATGGGACATTAGTGGTTCAAAAGGTCCAACGTTTTGATGGAGGTAACTACACCTGCATAGCCAGGAACAATGTAGGACAAGACCATAAAGTCATCAGGCTGGAAGTGCTAGTAACACCTCCAACGATCAATGGCCTAATAGAACCTGCCAGTGCTGTCAAGATAACTGCTGTCAAGGATCAGCAGAAACTGATTAACTGTGTCGCAAAGGGAACACCTACCCCTCGCATCATGTGGGTTCTAACAGGAAACGTGATCCTTCCTGCACCGTACTACAGCAACAGAATGACAGTTCATCAGAATGGTACCTTGGAAATCCGGTCAATCAAGAGGACAGACTCTGGGCAACTGGCTTGTATCGCACGGAATGAAGGAGGAGAGGTCAGGCTGGTGGTCGATTTGGATGTAAAAGAGGTTGTTGAGAGGCCACAAATTCGAGGTCCCAAAACACATAGCCTATCACTGACTGTGGGGAATGCCATGACTTTGAATTGCTCCGTTGAGGGCTCAACACTCCCTCACATCACTTGGATTCTACCCAATGGCATACCATTGCTAAGTGGTGCTCGATTCTCCAAGTTTTTCCATCAGCCTGATGGATCTCTGATCATCAGTAATCCATCTGTTGGGGAAGCTGGTATGTACCGCTGTCTAGGGCATAATTCTGGAGGGCTTGTGGAACGAACAATCACACTGTCCCCAGGAATAAAACCAGAGATCAACAACAGATACAACTCTCCTATTAGCATCACGAATGGGGAAATACTATTGCTACATTGTCAAACCAATGTCAAACCCGTCAGACTAACATGGACACTACCTAGTGGGGTTGTCCTCAATAGACCACAGAGAGCTGGACGATACTCTGTACTGCCCAATGGGACGCTTGCAATCCAACAAGTATCAGTCTATGATCGGGGATCCTATACATGTCGAGCTGCAAATGAGTACGGAAGTTCTCAGCTTTCTGCATCAGTAATTGTGATCGCATACCCACCTCAAATTACAAATGGCCCTCCCTCTGTCACCTATGCTAAACGTGGAGTTGCTGTGCAGCTGAACTGTGTAGCAAAAGGGATTCCAAGAGTGGAGGTTGCATGGGAAACACCTGATAAAACCCGCTTGGCTGTCAGTGCACAGCCACGCCTTTTTGGAAACAAGTACCTCCATCCACAAGGTTCCCTCATTATTCAGAACCCGACACAAAAAGACACTGGTATCTACCGCTGCACAGCCAGGAATGCCATTGGCGTAGACTCTAAAGTTACTTTTCTCAATGTGTACTGA